A region of Maridesulfovibrio sp. DNA encodes the following proteins:
- a CDS encoding TIGR03905 family TSCPD domain-containing protein, translating to MENISLQPTMLNSLGGVEAPADTHVFTPKGVCAKLIRFKVEGDKLTYVNFTGGCDGNLKAVSALVQGMELPKIIETLEGITCGKKSTSCADQLCKALHEYMEK from the coding sequence ATGGAAAACATCTCACTTCAACCGACCATGCTCAATTCCCTCGGCGGAGTTGAAGCACCCGCGGACACCCATGTTTTCACCCCTAAAGGCGTCTGTGCGAAATTAATCCGCTTTAAAGTGGAAGGCGACAAACTTACCTATGTCAACTTCACCGGCGGTTGCGACGGCAACCTCAAGGCTGTCTCCGCGCTTGTGCAAGGAATGGAACTTCCCAAGATAATCGAAACTCTTGAAGGAATTACCTGCGGCAAGAAATCCACTTCCTGTGCCGACCAGCTATGCAAGGCCCTGCACGAATACATGGAAAAATAA
- a CDS encoding EF-hand domain-containing protein, translating to MSVSGIGDSSVSSLFSSQMSQMKRPEDYDSSDDFVSSIIGDQDSDGDGQLSSSEAGSLSDIFSEIDSDGDGYLSQEEMVADLESRQQEKAMMGNMSVMMQSSEAGIGCGESSESSSSEESEEEYDEYDYNQDGVVTLDELQKAFANGDTSLAGIVGDNSDPSGQDSEESGQSGQSILQRMAMRAYEQQEATTSASELLGASA from the coding sequence ATGAGTGTTTCCGGTATAGGCGATTCGTCGGTCAGTAGTCTGTTTTCAAGTCAGATGAGCCAGATGAAGCGTCCTGAGGATTATGATTCCTCGGATGACTTTGTAAGTTCCATTATTGGAGATCAGGACAGCGACGGTGACGGTCAGCTGAGTTCATCCGAAGCTGGTTCCCTGAGTGATATTTTCTCTGAAATTGATTCTGATGGTGATGGTTACCTCTCGCAGGAGGAAATGGTTGCCGATCTGGAAAGCAGACAGCAGGAAAAAGCTATGATGGGCAATATGTCTGTTATGATGCAGAGCAGTGAAGCCGGAATCGGCTGCGGTGAAAGTTCGGAAAGTTCTTCCAGCGAAGAGTCCGAAGAAGAGTATGATGAATACGATTACAATCAGGACGGCGTAGTAACCCTTGATGAATTGCAGAAAGCTTTCGCCAACGGAGACACCTCGCTTGCAGGCATAGTCGGTGATAATTCTGATCCCAGCGGGCAGGACTCTGAAGAAAGCGGCCAATCAGGTCAATCTATTCTGCAACGGATGGCCATGAGAGCTTACGAGCAGCAGGAAGCAACAACCTCTGCCAGCGAGTTGCTCGGGGCCAGCGCATAA
- a CDS encoding iron-containing alcohol dehydrogenase, whose product MNFQFSTAPRIVFGPDTARTIPEHTIKMGSRACIVTGKSPQRIQWLIDDLHKKNIQLHTVSIPGEPDTDRITALVAEARAKNCNVVIAVGGGSVLDAGKAIAALIPNKRDVLDYLEVVGKGMPLSEKPLPLIAVPTTSGTGSEVTSNAVLLSIEHKVKVSLRSTEMIPDIAIVDPLLTLSAPPSVTAATGLDALTQLMESFVSRSGSPMTDALCREGLKHGAKNILKAYNDGEDIEARTGMALASLFSGITLANAKLGAVHGFAAPLGGEFKAPHGAVCAALLPSVMEINVRALKERDPGNPALAAYAETAKILTGNNDAQITDGIQWVKNTCAEMKIPGLGEIGVQKKDFKSLSAKAARSSSMKGNPLELTEKELLEILEMAL is encoded by the coding sequence ATGAATTTTCAATTTTCCACAGCACCCAGAATTGTCTTCGGCCCGGACACTGCACGAACCATTCCTGAACACACAATAAAAATGGGCAGCAGAGCCTGCATTGTTACCGGTAAATCTCCGCAAAGAATCCAGTGGCTCATCGATGATCTACACAAAAAAAACATACAACTGCATACGGTTTCTATACCCGGTGAACCGGACACGGATAGGATTACCGCACTCGTAGCCGAAGCCCGTGCCAAAAATTGCAACGTTGTTATAGCCGTTGGCGGAGGAAGCGTTCTGGATGCGGGCAAGGCCATTGCCGCACTTATCCCTAACAAACGGGATGTGCTGGACTATCTTGAAGTGGTAGGCAAAGGCATGCCGCTTTCCGAAAAACCACTGCCGCTCATTGCCGTACCGACTACGTCGGGAACAGGTTCGGAAGTGACTTCAAACGCAGTGCTGCTCAGTATAGAACACAAAGTCAAAGTCAGCCTGCGCTCTACGGAGATGATCCCGGATATCGCCATAGTCGATCCACTGCTGACCCTTTCCGCTCCCCCGTCTGTAACTGCGGCAACCGGACTGGACGCATTGACCCAGCTCATGGAATCCTTTGTTTCCCGCTCCGGTTCGCCCATGACTGATGCGCTCTGCCGCGAAGGTTTAAAACACGGGGCAAAAAATATTTTGAAGGCATACAATGACGGAGAAGACATTGAAGCCCGAACAGGAATGGCACTGGCCAGCCTCTTTTCCGGCATAACCCTCGCCAATGCAAAGCTCGGCGCGGTACATGGATTCGCAGCTCCCCTTGGAGGGGAATTCAAGGCCCCGCATGGCGCGGTCTGCGCTGCACTGCTGCCATCTGTCATGGAGATAAATGTCCGTGCGCTTAAGGAACGCGATCCCGGCAACCCGGCCCTTGCTGCTTATGCTGAAACCGCAAAAATCCTGACCGGAAACAATGACGCCCAAATTACGGACGGAATCCAGTGGGTGAAAAATACCTGTGCTGAGATGAAAATCCCCGGACTAGGCGAAATCGGAGTACAGAAAAAAGATTTCAAATCTCTGTCCGCCAAAGCCGCACGATCCAGCAGCATGAAAGGCAATCCTCTTGAGCTGACTGAAAAAGAACTATTGGAAATATTAGAAATGGCTCTTTAA
- a CDS encoding ATP-binding protein has protein sequence MNLQEYYDTIMQLSHGIVVTLDLNGEIIHGNTRLENITGYSMKELAGKDWFETFIARDEREDARREVFRKAKENKISKISGDIRTRGGSKVYIDWNIKQLTDSRSNIVSILCVGQDVTGHMLRQEGLLYERFTLIERNKELNCLFEISKLGGDLDLNLKETMDRIVQLMPSGFQNPEKTHVRLRIGNLSWETPGYRKTENFLVEAVDAHRDIRGTITVAVEAPENYGRPVFIDDEKDLLMTVAQQIAIIVAKKEIKSAKIELEQQLRQADRLAKIGQFSAGVAHEINEPLSNILGYAQLALQTPELQDQVRMDLSSIVDSSLHAREIIKKLMFFSRQLPPQLIPTNINETITEALRITETAAKRNDIVVKCDFAADLPSVPADPQHIKQVIVNLAANAIQAMSGGGTLEIRTLSDKNDAYIIVEDNGPGIPEAELKQIFNPFFTTKDVDKGTGLGLSVVLGIVKAHKGVIQVRSEPGKGTCFEIALPCQQNNITDD, from the coding sequence ATGAATCTTCAGGAATATTACGACACCATAATGCAGCTCAGCCACGGAATAGTGGTAACTTTGGATTTGAACGGGGAAATCATCCACGGCAACACCCGTCTGGAAAATATTACCGGTTATTCCATGAAGGAACTGGCCGGAAAAGACTGGTTTGAAACATTTATAGCCAGAGATGAGCGGGAAGACGCCAGAAGGGAAGTCTTCAGGAAAGCTAAGGAAAATAAAATTTCAAAAATATCGGGGGATATCCGGACCAGAGGCGGAAGTAAGGTCTATATTGACTGGAATATCAAGCAATTAACTGATTCAAGGTCCAATATAGTCAGTATTCTTTGCGTAGGTCAGGATGTAACCGGGCACATGCTGCGTCAGGAAGGGTTGCTTTACGAACGTTTTACTCTCATTGAACGCAACAAGGAATTGAACTGCCTTTTTGAGATATCCAAGCTGGGTGGAGATCTGGACCTGAACCTGAAAGAAACAATGGACCGTATAGTCCAGTTGATGCCTTCCGGTTTTCAGAATCCGGAAAAGACACATGTCAGATTGCGAATCGGCAATCTCAGCTGGGAAACTCCGGGATATCGGAAGACGGAGAATTTTCTTGTGGAGGCGGTGGATGCTCATCGTGATATTCGGGGAACCATAACCGTGGCGGTCGAGGCCCCTGAGAATTATGGCAGGCCTGTTTTTATTGACGATGAGAAAGACCTGCTCATGACTGTGGCCCAGCAGATAGCCATTATTGTAGCTAAAAAGGAGATCAAATCTGCAAAGATTGAGCTTGAACAGCAGCTTAGGCAAGCTGATCGGCTGGCTAAGATCGGGCAGTTTTCCGCAGGGGTTGCCCACGAAATAAACGAGCCGTTATCCAATATTCTCGGGTATGCCCAACTTGCATTGCAGACACCTGAGCTTCAGGATCAGGTCCGCATGGATTTGAGCAGTATTGTGGATTCCTCATTACATGCGCGGGAAATAATTAAAAAATTGATGTTTTTCAGCAGGCAGTTACCTCCTCAGCTTATCCCCACCAACATCAATGAAACTATTACCGAGGCCTTGCGTATTACCGAGACTGCGGCGAAGAGGAATGATATCGTTGTGAAATGTGATTTTGCAGCGGATCTTCCGTCGGTTCCGGCTGATCCGCAGCATATTAAGCAGGTGATAGTAAACCTTGCCGCCAATGCCATTCAGGCAATGAGCGGGGGCGGGACGCTGGAAATAAGAACGCTTAGCGATAAAAATGATGCATACATCATAGTTGAGGATAATGGACCGGGAATACCCGAAGCCGAGCTTAAACAGATTTTCAATCCTTTCTTTACCACCAAGGATGTGGATAAAGGGACCGGATTGGGACTTTCCGTTGTGTTGGGTATAGTTAAGGCCCATAAGGGCGTTATTCAGGTGCGGAGCGAACCGGGCAAGGGAACATGTTTTGAAATAGCACTTCCCTGCCAGCAGAATAATATAACGGATGACTGA
- a CDS encoding radical SAM/SPASM family putative metalloenzyme maturase — protein sequence MLKTIGDGVQSSFPAAFHRYPARLQVEVTTRCNMNCSMCVKYAPGSDICETDLSLDDFKKLDQALRHCEKLVLNGIGEPLLHPDLAAMAAFARECMPEHGSIGFQTNGLLFTEERASELVEAGVDTFCISVDSLDASATEGELHGQVSTDRLARTFSFLNAAGKKSERKVRLGAEFVLMADTYKQLPDVIHWAAEQGAEFILCSHVLAYHESMQEQSLFNPNTPKAVALFKKWKDIAREQGQDLQNYFGFVWNPGRSMKREKLFELIREMRAEAEKSNIWINLRSLADWDQRSNTEEYQQLLEVYARSKNLARKLGVDLRLPPLMAENELSCSFIEEGAAFITSAGDVAPCQFLWHSCTCYLDGSEKLLRSKKFGNIADGDISHIWCSKAYSGFRAEVLEYEYPYCSNCPMVPCDDIVGRSNEFECDCLGVEVPCGHCPWAMGGLQCLM from the coding sequence ATGCTGAAAACAATTGGCGACGGTGTGCAGAGTTCTTTTCCCGCAGCCTTTCATCGTTATCCTGCACGGCTTCAAGTGGAAGTTACCACCCGTTGCAATATGAACTGCTCCATGTGCGTGAAGTATGCTCCGGGGAGCGATATTTGCGAAACGGATTTAAGCCTTGATGATTTCAAAAAGCTCGATCAGGCTTTGAGACATTGCGAAAAACTGGTCTTAAACGGTATCGGCGAACCGTTGCTGCATCCTGATTTGGCGGCGATGGCTGCTTTTGCCCGTGAGTGCATGCCTGAGCATGGTTCTATCGGTTTCCAGACTAACGGCTTACTTTTCACGGAGGAGAGGGCAAGTGAATTGGTCGAAGCCGGGGTGGATACTTTCTGTATTTCGGTTGATTCTTTGGATGCATCAGCCACGGAAGGGGAACTGCACGGACAGGTAAGTACAGATCGGCTGGCCCGTACTTTTTCGTTTTTAAATGCTGCCGGAAAAAAGAGTGAAAGAAAAGTCCGGTTAGGCGCTGAATTTGTCCTTATGGCTGATACATATAAACAATTGCCTGATGTTATCCATTGGGCTGCAGAGCAGGGTGCAGAATTTATTCTTTGTTCACATGTGTTGGCCTATCATGAATCCATGCAGGAACAATCTCTGTTTAATCCGAATACTCCAAAAGCAGTTGCCCTGTTTAAAAAATGGAAGGATATAGCCCGTGAGCAGGGACAGGATTTGCAGAATTACTTCGGTTTTGTCTGGAATCCGGGGCGGAGCATGAAGAGGGAAAAACTTTTTGAGCTGATTCGAGAAATGCGTGCAGAGGCTGAAAAAAGCAATATATGGATAAACCTGCGCAGCCTTGCGGATTGGGATCAACGCAGTAATACAGAAGAGTATCAGCAACTACTGGAAGTTTATGCCCGTTCAAAGAATCTGGCGCGGAAGTTGGGAGTTGATCTGCGTCTGCCTCCACTCATGGCGGAAAATGAATTGAGTTGTTCATTTATAGAAGAGGGTGCGGCATTTATCACCTCTGCCGGGGATGTAGCGCCCTGCCAGTTTCTCTGGCACAGCTGCACCTGTTATCTGGACGGCAGCGAAAAACTGCTCCGCAGTAAAAAGTTCGGTAATATTGCTGATGGTGATATCAGTCACATATGGTGCTCAAAGGCATATTCAGGTTTCCGTGCCGAAGTTCTGGAATATGAATATCCGTACTGCTCAAATTGTCCCATGGTTCCCTGTGACGATATAGTCGGGCGTAGTAACGAGTTCGAGTGCGACTGCCTCGGAGTTGAGGTCCCTTGCGGGCATTGCCCATGGGCTATGGGGGGATTGCAATGTTTGATGTGA
- a CDS encoding metal-dependent phosphohydrolase, with translation MERREFLKMGIIAGAAVAASGMSVLAEASYTEFTLSECRKLTPQQMAENSGAVMESWKYIQAQAAGIKNPGLRKAVQDIIANPAPRLMNAVSGRKKEVYKELEKNGWLEGVSYDTFLPENGSAKQANQPFYAAPGSGYSSHHCYPGGLATHTALNVEMSLALYDNYKKIYGFDLDRDVVVAAQILHDLHKPWVFQWQKDGSSRNENKLAGTGEHHVLGVAESIVRGLPAEVCVAQACAHNHPGFSKDEEGPVRWLKAASIIADVDPVKYGLLAADGKTLPLQRSMEAFVTHLGDHDWILTVPAAKWLIPAMEEIAMQDYGMSKADLKSAKFYAFRNAVFSQATIMALYHLMQKDGKEALRKQVHAIVKA, from the coding sequence ATGGAAAGACGCGAATTTTTGAAAATGGGTATTATTGCCGGGGCCGCTGTTGCCGCCTCCGGCATGTCTGTTCTGGCTGAAGCTTCTTATACTGAATTTACACTCTCAGAATGCAGAAAACTGACTCCGCAGCAGATGGCTGAAAATTCCGGTGCGGTAATGGAGTCATGGAAGTATATTCAGGCGCAGGCCGCCGGTATTAAAAATCCAGGATTGCGTAAAGCAGTGCAGGATATCATAGCCAATCCTGCGCCAAGGCTTATGAACGCTGTGAGCGGGCGCAAGAAGGAAGTGTACAAGGAACTTGAAAAGAATGGCTGGCTCGAGGGTGTATCCTATGACACTTTTCTGCCGGAGAACGGTTCCGCCAAACAAGCCAACCAGCCTTTCTACGCCGCTCCCGGAAGCGGCTATAGCAGTCATCACTGTTACCCCGGCGGCCTTGCCACCCATACTGCCCTGAATGTTGAAATGTCTCTGGCCCTCTACGACAACTATAAGAAAATTTACGGTTTCGATCTTGATCGTGATGTTGTGGTTGCCGCCCAGATTTTGCATGACCTGCATAAGCCTTGGGTTTTCCAATGGCAGAAAGACGGCTCCAGCCGCAATGAGAACAAGCTTGCAGGTACCGGCGAACACCACGTCCTCGGCGTGGCGGAATCAATTGTGCGCGGTCTTCCTGCCGAAGTGTGTGTAGCACAGGCCTGCGCCCATAATCATCCCGGTTTTTCCAAAGATGAAGAGGGTCCGGTTCGCTGGCTAAAGGCCGCATCCATCATTGCTGACGTTGATCCGGTTAAGTACGGACTGCTTGCTGCAGACGGCAAGACTCTGCCTCTGCAGCGCAGCATGGAAGCTTTTGTTACCCATCTCGGCGACCATGACTGGATTCTGACCGTTCCTGCTGCAAAATGGCTCATTCCGGCTATGGAAGAGATTGCCATGCAGGATTACGGTATGAGCAAGGCAGATCTCAAGTCTGCAAAGTTTTATGCCTTCCGCAATGCCGTGTTCAGTCAGGCTACTATTATGGCTCTCTATCACCTGATGCAGAAGGATGGTAAGGAAGCTCTGCGCAAGCAGGTCCATGCCATTGTGAAAGCTTAG
- a CDS encoding sigma-54 dependent transcriptional regulator, with protein sequence MTGKIKILAVDDSKSTLEVLKRNLESSGYEVFTSLRVDEALPLLEEYDIDIVITDFKMPQANGLDLIRHVRENHRDVEIMMITGYPSISGAVEAIKDGAGEYLPKPFTAEELLSAMDRIMERVRRRKAVQPAEVSKENYGIYGKSPLMQLVFRRIAKAAGTNANVLISGESGTGKELVARAVHYHSDRRAAPFVPVNCAAIPDSLVESELFGHVKGAFTGAKEARIGFFEIANGGTIFLDEIGDASPNMQAKLLRILQSKEFCKVGSSTVNTVDTRILAATHKDLKLLVDEGSFREDLYYRLNVVDIPVPSLAERGDDILIMISSFLERFATAMQRSVPGMTDEALQAMRNYAWPGNVRELENLVQRLVVIVDHDPIEITDLPANMRFSLPVDGRVDRSLADVEKEHIKNVLAMTNNNKTRAAEILGINRKTLREKLKRMEEGQG encoded by the coding sequence ATGACTGGAAAGATAAAAATTCTGGCAGTTGATGATAGCAAAAGCACTCTTGAGGTGCTGAAGAGAAATCTTGAATCCAGCGGTTATGAGGTGTTTACCTCCCTGCGGGTTGATGAAGCCCTGCCGCTGCTGGAGGAATATGATATTGATATTGTCATAACCGATTTCAAGATGCCTCAGGCTAACGGGTTGGATCTGATCCGCCACGTACGCGAGAATCATCGTGATGTAGAAATCATGATGATTACCGGATATCCGTCCATTTCCGGAGCAGTGGAGGCCATCAAGGACGGGGCCGGGGAGTATCTGCCCAAGCCCTTCACCGCTGAGGAACTGCTTTCTGCCATGGACCGCATTATGGAGCGGGTCAGGCGGCGTAAAGCTGTTCAGCCCGCGGAGGTTTCCAAAGAAAACTACGGCATTTACGGAAAGTCTCCACTGATGCAGCTGGTTTTCAGGAGGATAGCCAAGGCTGCGGGCACAAATGCCAACGTGCTTATATCCGGTGAATCGGGAACAGGTAAGGAGTTGGTGGCAAGGGCCGTACATTATCACAGCGACCGCAGGGCCGCCCCTTTTGTTCCTGTAAACTGCGCGGCCATCCCTGATTCTCTGGTGGAAAGCGAGCTTTTCGGTCACGTTAAGGGGGCTTTTACCGGTGCCAAGGAAGCTCGGATCGGTTTTTTTGAAATAGCCAACGGCGGAACGATTTTTCTCGATGAAATAGGTGATGCCAGCCCGAATATGCAGGCCAAGCTGTTGCGTATTCTGCAATCCAAGGAATTCTGCAAGGTCGGATCGAGTACCGTTAATACCGTGGATACCCGCATACTGGCTGCTACCCACAAAGACCTTAAGCTGCTGGTGGATGAAGGTTCCTTTCGTGAGGACCTGTATTACCGGCTCAATGTTGTGGACATTCCGGTCCCATCTCTTGCCGAGCGCGGCGACGATATTCTGATCATGATCAGCAGTTTTCTGGAGCGTTTTGCCACGGCGATGCAACGATCGGTGCCGGGGATGACCGATGAGGCTTTGCAGGCCATGCGTAATTATGCATGGCCCGGAAATGTGCGTGAACTGGAAAATCTCGTCCAGCGTTTGGTGGTCATTGTCGATCACGATCCAATCGAAATTACCGACCTGCCTGCCAATATGCGATTCAGCCTCCCCGTGGACGGACGTGTGGACCGTTCTCTTGCAGACGTAGAAAAAGAGCATATCAAAAACGTGTTGGCCATGACCAATAACAACAAGACCCGAGCCGCAGAAATTCTCGGCATCAACCGCAAGACCTTGCGTGAGAAGCTGAAGAGGATGGAGGAAGGGCAGGGGTGA
- a CDS encoding response regulator, which translates to MERVRVLLVDDEVDFSRVFARRLERRGLTVSTAAGADEAVDVLKELPVNAVVLDIKMPGRDGIQLLGEIKRQYPQIAVVMLTAHAEADIVVSSLAMGACDYLLKPADVDEIVCKIKDAVLRHNNQ; encoded by the coding sequence GTGGAAAGGGTGAGAGTTCTTCTGGTTGATGATGAAGTTGATTTTTCCCGTGTTTTTGCCCGTAGGCTGGAAAGACGGGGACTGACTGTAAGCACTGCTGCCGGGGCTGACGAGGCCGTAGATGTCTTGAAGGAGTTACCGGTGAACGCAGTGGTGCTGGATATAAAAATGCCCGGCAGGGACGGGATTCAACTGCTTGGAGAAATTAAGAGACAGTATCCTCAAATTGCGGTCGTGATGCTCACGGCCCATGCTGAAGCGGACATAGTCGTTTCCAGTCTGGCCATGGGGGCTTGTGATTACCTCCTGAAACCTGCTGATGTGGATGAAATTGTCTGCAAAATCAAGGATGCCGTCTTAAGACACAACAACCAATGA
- a CDS encoding response regulator, whose protein sequence is MMDATILFVDDEAGFVDAMSKRLARRNMTIHKAYDGEQALKSLAENHGIEVVILDMKMPGKNGLEVLRDIKRDFPIVEVIMLTGHATVESAIEGMQNGAFDYLMKPCNIDDLAEKLRKAVELYRSHADEEVKARIDDITHRMA, encoded by the coding sequence ATGATGGATGCAACCATTCTGTTCGTGGACGACGAGGCTGGATTTGTCGATGCAATGTCCAAGAGACTTGCCAGAAGAAATATGACCATCCACAAGGCTTATGACGGAGAGCAGGCCCTGAAGAGCCTTGCGGAAAATCACGGTATCGAAGTGGTCATTCTGGATATGAAAATGCCGGGCAAGAACGGTCTTGAAGTGTTGCGTGATATCAAGCGTGATTTCCCCATTGTCGAGGTCATCATGCTCACCGGTCACGCCACTGTGGAATCGGCAATTGAAGGCATGCAGAATGGTGCATTCGACTATCTTATGAAGCCCTGCAATATCGATGATCTTGCCGAAAAACTTCGTAAGGCTGTGGAACTGTACCGTTCCCATGCGGATGAAGAAGTTAAGGCCCGCATCGATGACATTACCCATCGTATGGCCTGA
- a CDS encoding sulfite exporter TauE/SafE family protein, with amino-acid sequence MGFFNQWGKFMMAGAGYMARWEIDNAKAIMGSSKLRMLLGLMLIPVILGGIAFADDIAPILPDLLGGKKSYSPAFYSFGIFMVSIAIGIGAGLITGCIGAGGGFIIAPALMSAGIKGILAVGTDLFHIFAKAIMGSVIHRKMGNVSVPLAVVFLIGAILGATAGGIINRVLYEINPVLSDAFITTVYSLMLGFLGSYAMMDFLKARKAGKGGSAHGGGEGSDLGALSKSLQGINFPPMVKFDHDLVPGGRQISWVFLVLSGALVGLAAGIMGVGGGFLTFPIFVYVLGVSSMTTVGTDIFQIVFTAGFASISQYAIYGFIFYTLAMGMLLGSLLGIQIGALVTKVVPGITIRGFYAMAVLAGFVNRIFALPGKLGEMGYIPISPSMGRILDSIGIWAFFVVIGGFSVWVIGTFIVNIKNLKVEEAR; translated from the coding sequence ATGGGTTTTTTCAATCAATGGGGTAAGTTTATGATGGCTGGGGCCGGTTATATGGCCCGCTGGGAAATAGACAACGCCAAGGCGATTATGGGCAGCAGCAAGCTGCGTATGCTCCTTGGGCTGATGCTTATTCCCGTTATTCTGGGCGGTATTGCGTTCGCTGATGATATTGCCCCGATCCTTCCGGATCTGCTGGGTGGCAAGAAATCATATAGCCCGGCCTTTTACAGTTTCGGAATTTTTATGGTCTCCATAGCCATCGGTATCGGTGCCGGACTGATTACCGGCTGTATCGGTGCGGGGGGAGGCTTTATCATCGCTCCTGCTTTGATGAGTGCCGGGATCAAGGGGATTCTGGCTGTCGGTACCGACCTTTTCCATATTTTCGCCAAGGCGATTATGGGCAGTGTCATCCACCGCAAGATGGGTAACGTCTCCGTACCTCTGGCAGTAGTATTTCTTATCGGGGCAATTCTAGGTGCCACAGCAGGCGGAATAATCAACCGCGTTCTCTATGAGATCAACCCGGTTCTTTCGGACGCATTTATCACAACCGTGTACTCCCTCATGCTCGGCTTTCTCGGAAGTTATGCCATGATGGATTTCCTGAAGGCACGTAAGGCCGGCAAGGGCGGCAGTGCTCACGGTGGCGGTGAAGGTAGCGATCTGGGAGCTCTCTCCAAGTCTCTGCAGGGAATAAATTTTCCGCCCATGGTTAAATTCGACCATGATCTAGTACCCGGCGGTCGCCAGATTTCATGGGTATTCCTCGTACTTTCCGGTGCGCTGGTAGGTCTTGCGGCCGGTATTATGGGCGTTGGCGGCGGATTCCTGACCTTTCCCATTTTCGTATACGTACTCGGCGTTTCTTCCATGACCACCGTTGGAACCGATATTTTTCAGATTGTATTCACTGCCGGATTCGCTTCCATCAGTCAGTATGCGATTTACGGTTTTATCTTCTACACACTGGCTATGGGCATGCTGCTGGGTTCCCTGCTGGGTATCCAGATAGGCGCGCTGGTAACCAAGGTGGTTCCGGGTATCACCATCCGCGGTTTCTACGCCATGGCGGTTCTGGCCGGTTTTGTAAACCGTATTTTTGCCCTGCCCGGTAAACTCGGTGAAATGGGCTACATCCCCATCTCGCCCTCCATGGGCCGTATTCTGGACTCCATCGGCATCTGGGCGTTTTTTGTGGTCATCGGCGGATTCTCCGTCTGGGTCATCGGAACCTTCATTGTAAACATCAAGAATCTTAAGGTTGAGGAGGCACGTTAA
- a CDS encoding response regulator yields MISSDKQIRLLIVDDEVGFAEVLRKRLERRGILVETAYRGEDAVRVLREKHFDVVLLDLKLEGMDGIEILKVFKMLDPNLPVLMLTGHGCEKAAAESIRLGVADYLSKPVEFSLLLEKVQQASSRKEVPRGKGESSSG; encoded by the coding sequence ATGATCAGCAGCGATAAACAGATAAGACTTCTCATAGTCGACGATGAAGTCGGCTTTGCCGAAGTTTTACGCAAGCGCCTTGAGCGGCGGGGAATTCTGGTTGAAACCGCTTACAGAGGTGAAGATGCGGTCAGGGTGCTGCGTGAAAAGCATTTTGACGTGGTTCTGCTTGATCTCAAACTCGAGGGAATGGATGGAATAGAGATTTTAAAGGTGTTCAAAATGCTGGACCCGAATCTGCCGGTGCTGATGCTCACCGGGCACGGTTGTGAAAAAGCCGCCGCTGAAAGTATCAGGCTGGGGGTTGCGGATTATCTTTCCAAGCCGGTCGAGTTCAGTCTGCTGCTGGAAAAGGTGCAGCAGGCGTCCAGCCGGAAGGAGGTGCCCCGTGGAAAGGGTGAGAGTTCTTCTGGTTGA